One segment of Manihot esculenta cultivar AM560-2 chromosome 4, M.esculenta_v8, whole genome shotgun sequence DNA contains the following:
- the LOC110613446 gene encoding general transcription factor IIH subunit 2 has protein sequence MSTGEKRRLNGEAEEEDDDDIDGGLDAWERTYTDERSWEALEEDESGLLCPIDNKAIYHAQYRRRLRSLSANAARIQKGLIRFLYIVVDLSRAASEMDFRPSRMVVITKHVEAFIREFFDQNPLSQIGLVTIKDGVAHPLTELGGSPESHIKALMGKMECSGDSSLQNALDLVCGYLDQIPSYGHREVLILYSALSTCDPGDIMESIQKCKKSKIRCSVIGLSAEMFICKLLCQETGGLYSVAMDEAHFKELMLDHAPPPPAIAEFAIANLIKMGFPQRAAEGSIAICSCHKEAKVGDGYICPRCKARVCELPTECRICGLTLVSSPHLARSYHHLFPITPFDEVSPRQNTPLQRPPKTCFGCQQSLLNPGNKLGLSVACPKCNQYFCVDCDIYIHESLHNCPGCESFRHS, from the exons ATGAGCACAGGTGAAAAGAGGCGATTGAATGGAGAGgctgaagaagaagatgatgatgacatAGATGGTGGACTCGATGCATGGGAGAGGACTTACACCGATGAGAGATCATGGGAGGCTCTGGAAGAGGATGAATCAGGACTGCTTTGTCCTATAGACAATAAGGCCATCTACCATGCTCAGTATCGGCGACGCCTTCGTTCCCTTTCTGCCAATGCTGCTCGCATCCAGAAGGGCCTTATTCGCTTTCTTTATATCGTTGTTGATCTCTCCAGG GCAGCATCAGAGATGGATTTTCGGCCAAGTCGAATGGTTGTGATCACAAAACATGTTGAGGCTTTTATTAGGGAGTTTTTTGATCAGAATCCACTCAGCCAGATTGGTTTGGTAACTATAAAAGATGGGGTTGCACATCCCTTAACGGAGCTTGGTGGGAGTCCAGAGTCCCATATTAAGGCTTTGATGGGAAAGATGGAATGCTCAGGTGATTCCTCACTACAGAATGCCTTAGACCTTGTCTGCGGATATCTTGATCAAATTCCATCATATGGTCACCGTGAAGTCCTGATCTTATATTCAGCTCTCAGTACCTGTGATCCAGGAGATATAATGGAGAGCATCCAGAAATGCAAGAAATCTAAAATAAGGTGCTCAGTTATTGGTCTTTCTGCAGAAATGTTTATATGCAAACTCCTCTGTCAAGAAACTGGTGGATTATACTCTGTTGCAATGGATGAG GCCCATTTCAAAGAGTTAATGCTGGATCATGCACCGCCACCTCCAGCAATAGCAGAATTTGCTATTGCTAACTTGATTAAGATGGGTTTCCCACAGAGGGCAGCCGAGGGCTCTATCGCTATATGTTCTTGTCATAAAGAAGCTAAAGTGGGTGATGGTTACATTTGTCCAAGATGCAAGGCACGTGTATGTGAGCTTCCTACTGAATGCCGGATTTGTGGATTGACACTGGTTTCTTCACCCCATTTGGCAAGGTCCTATCATCATCTCTTTCCCATTACACCATTTGATGAGGTGTCTCCACGGCAAAATACGCCACTTCAAAGACCACCAAAAACTTGTTTTGGCTGCCAACAGAGCCTCCTCAATCCTG GCAACAAGCTTGGCCTTTCTGTTGCTTGCCCAAAATGCAATCAGTACTTCTGTGTTGATTGTGATATTTACATTCACGAGAGCTTGCATAACTGCCCAGGCTGCGAGAGTTTCAGACATTCATAG
- the LOC110613807 gene encoding transmembrane protein 209, protein MEVGGGGGGSRDKSSSPVTKPSKFAVYQNPALSAALTANSLQPSKSVFLFIFFLSSASAFALFSIISRENGLIETMRYTNFPLEAAYIFSKVIQAFVGSVFIGSLFSLYKAISWHRGAAGVPIKSPSKETKDQSLLTTHQLGLLGLKPKVESVITEASKKPPKSKPILSASEVLVPIHQPIISSNRKSRVGPDKSNAGSGNKMTSFSTPSMSQSSPSSLYLVAGASSPLASTHSSPGIDSAVSTPWSGKRTTFTKEIATEEQLEQFLAEVDEKIAESAGKLATPPPTIRGFSVASPNAVASPANTSGTTRSTPLRPVRMSPGSQKFTTPPKKGEGDLPLPMSMEESIEAFKHLGIYPQIEQWRDHLRQWFSSVVLNPLLNKIETSHIQVMQAAAKLGISVTISQVGSDSPTGGTPASMSSVDRKEWQPAFALDEDGLLYQLRATLMQAIDAYMPKLPLANLLQSPQQNPMLPIMQECVDAITEHQRLHTLMKGEWAKGLLPHTSVPEDYMVQRIQELAEGTCLKNYEYLGSGEVYEKKKKWTLELPTDSHLLLYLFCAFLEHPKWMLHVDPTSHAGVQSSKNPLFLGVLPPKERFPEKYISVLSSVPSTIHPGACVMVVGKQSPPIFALYWDKKLQFSLQGRTALWDSILLLCHRIKVGYGGIVRGMHLGSSALSILPVLESETDD, encoded by the exons ATGGAAGTTGGCGGTGGTGGAGGCGGCAGTAGAGACAAGAGTTCTTCGCCGGTGACCAAACCATCAAAATTTGCAGTCTATCAAAATCCTGCTTTATCCGCTGCCTTAACCGCCAACAGCCTCCAGCCCTCTAAATCTGTTTTCCTCTTTATCTTCTTTCTCTCCTCTGCTTCCGCTTTCGCTCTATTCTCTATTATCTCCAG GGAAAATGGACTGATTGAAACAATGAGATACACAAATTTCCCCCTAGAGGCAGCTT ATATATTCTCAAAAGTCATACAAGCTTTCGTGGGTTCAGTTTTTATTGGATCTTTATTTTCCCTCTACAAAGCCATCTCTTGGCATAGAGGTGCAGCTGGTGTTCCAATAAAATCTCCCTCTAAAGAAACTAAGGATCAATCACTTCTAACGACCCATCAGCTGGGGCTTTTGGGATTAAAGCCAAAAGTTGAATCAGTTATAACTGAAGCTTCAAAGAAACCTCCCAAGTCCAAACCCATTTTGTCTGCTTCAGAAGTCCTTGTCCCAATTCACCAACCAATTATCAGTTCCAATCGTAAGTCCCGAGTTGGCCCTGATAAATCAAATGCTGGCAGTGGGAATAAAATGACTTCTTTCAGCACCCCATCCATGTCACAGAGTTCTCCATCCTCTTTATACCTTGTTGCTGGGGCTAGTTCACCTCTAGCCTCTACTCACTCTTCTCCAGGGATCGATTCAGCAGTCTCAACTCCTTGGTCAGGCAAGCGAACCACCTTTACTAAAGAGATAGCCACAGAAGAACAGCTTGAGCAGTTTTTGGCAGAAGTAGATGAGAAAATTGCAGAGTCAGCTGGGAAACTTGCAACTCCACCCCCCACTATTAGGGGCTTCAGTGTGGCTAGTCCTAATGCTGTAGCTAGTCCAGCTAATACATCTGGAACTACAAGGAGCACACCCTTGCGACCTGTGAGGATGTCTCCTGGTTCACAGAAATTTACCACTCCACCTAAGAAAGGAGAGGGTGACCTTCCTCTACCAATGTCCATGGAAGAGTCTATTGAAGCTTTCAAGCATTTGGGCATCTATCCTCAAATTGAACAGTGGCGTGACCACCTTAGGCAATGGTTTTCATCAGTTGTACTGAATCCTCTACTTAACAAAATTGAAACCAGCCACATTCAG GTAATGCAAGCAGCTGCTAAACTTGGTATTTCGGTCACAATTAGTCAAGTGGGAAGTGATTCACCAACTGGTGGAACTCCTGCTTCTATGTCTTCAGTTGATAGGAAGGAATGGCAGCCAGCATTCGCACTTGATGAAGATGGACTTCTATATCAGTTACGTGCTACTCTTATGCAGGCTATTGATGCTTACATGC CTAAGTTGCCTCTGGCTAACCTGCTACAGTCCCCACAGCAAAATCCTATGCTCCCCATCATGCAGGAGTGTGTGGATGCCATCACTGAACACCAAAGGCTCCATACATTGATGAAAGGAGAATGGGCCAAAGGTTTGCTTCCACATACCAGTGTTCCAGAAGATTATATGGTACAGAGGATTCAGG AGCTTGCCGAAGGAACCTGCTTGAAGAACTATGAGTACCTGGGAAGTGGAGaggtttatgaaaaaaaaaagaagtggaCTCTTGAGCTTCCTACAGACTCACACTTGCTCTTATACTTATTTTGTGCTTTCCTAGAGCACCCAAAGTGGATGCTTCATGTGGATCCTACATCTCATGCTGGAGTGCAGTCTAGCAAAAACCCCTTATTTTTAGGGGTTCTTCCCCCAAAAGAAAGGTTTCCTGAGAAGTATATTTCTGTCTTGTCCAGTGTCCCTTCCACTATTCACCCAGGAGCTTGTGTAATGGTTGTTGGAAAGCAAAGCCCTCCAATCTTTGCCTTGTACTGGGATAAGAAACTACAATTCTCTCTTCAG GGAAGAACAGCATTGTGGGATTCCATCTTGCTTTTGTGCCACAGGATCAAGGTAGGATATGGAGGCATAGTTCGGGGCATGCATCTTGGTTCGTCAGCCTTAAGCATCCTTCCAGTTCTCGAGTCAGAAACTGACGACTGA
- the LOC110613116 gene encoding E3 SUMO-protein ligase SIZ1 isoform X1, with protein MDLVTSCKDKLAYFRIKELKDVLTQLGFSKQGKKQDLVDRILAVLADEQAILFAVPKTSVKKSAVGKEEVAKLVDDIYRKMQVSGATDLASKGQGVLDSSKVVIKGEMDDSFLLDTKVRCPCGSSLETESMIKCEDPRCRVWQHIGCVIIPEKPIEGNLQVPDLFYCEICRLCRADPFWVTVAHPLYPVKLATTNIPADGPSPVQSVEKTFHLTRADKDLLTKQEYDIQAWCMLLNDKVPFRMQWPQYADLQVNGVPVRAINRPGSQLLGANGRDDGPIITPCTKDGINKILLTGCDARIFCLGVRIVKRRTVQQILNLIPKESDGEHFEDALARVCRCVGGGAADNADSDSDLEVVADSFAVSLRCPMSGTRMKVAGRFKPCAHMGCFDLEVFVEMNQRSRKWQCPICLKNYSLENLIIDPYFNRITSKMWNCGEDITDIEVKPDGSWRVKTKTEADRRDVGELAQWHYPDGSLCEPIGGDVKTKLEMEKLIKQEGPSDGHNGIGLKLGIRKNCNGFWEVSKPEDVNTSSSGSRLLDKFENHEQKVIPMSSSATGSGRDGEDLSVNQDGGGNFDFTSNGIELDSLTLNVDSAYGFADRNISAPVVDAEVIVLSDSDDDNDILMAPVAVYKNDQTADGGAAYPMPPPAIANPYPEDPTVGSGLGFLNSNDDEFGMPLWLPPGSQAGPGFQLFNSDVSSALDLQHGPINCPMSMNGYTLAPDTVIGPASFVPDSSVGRSDADINDGLVDNPLQFGGEDPSLQIFLPTRPSNASGHSDLRDQADVSNGVRTEDWISLSLGGGGATGRCDSVPENGLNSRQHIPSREGAMESLADTASLLLEMNDGRSEKASRPRSDSPFTFPRQKRSVRQRLYLSIDSDSE; from the exons ATGGATTTGGTTACTAGTTGCAAG GATAAATTGGCATATTTTCGGATAAAAGAGCTCAAGGATGTCCTAACACAGTTAGGTTTTTCGAAGCAGGGGAAGAAGCAG GACCTTGTTGACAGAATATTAGCTGTTCTTGCGGATGAGCAAG CAATTTTATTTGCAGTTCCAAAGACGTCAGTAAAAAAAAGTGCTGTGGGAAAGGAGGAGGTTGCCAAACTGGTGGATGACATTTACAG AAAAATGCAGGTTTCTGGGGCCACTGATTTAGCATCAAAGGGACAGGGTGTCTTGGATAGCAGCAAAGTAGTTATTAAAGGAGAAATGGATGATTCCTTTCTCTTGGATACAAAAGTTCGTTGTCCATGTGGAAGTTCATTGGAGACAGAGTCAATGATTAAG TGTGAGGATCCCAGATGTCGAGTGTGGCAACACATTGGTTGTGTTATAATACCTGAAAAGCCCATAGAGGGCAATCTGCAAGTTcctgacttgttttactgtgaGATCTGTCGTCTGTGCCGTGCTGACCC TTTTTGGGTTACTGTTGCACATCCTTTGTATCCCGTGAAGCTGGCTACTACAAATATTCCGGCTGATGG TCCAAGCCCAGTGCAGAGTGTGGAGAAAACATTTCATCTTACAAGGGCTGACAAGGACTTATTGACAAAACAAGAATATGATATTCAG GCTTGGTGTATGCTTTTAAATGACAAGGTTCCATTTAGGATGCAATGGCCACAATATGCAGATCTACAGGTCAATG GTGTGCCAGTTCGAGCTATTAATAGACCTGGTTCACAACTATTGGGGGCTAATGGTCGTGATGATGGTCCAATT ATCACGCCATGTACAAAAGACGGGATCAATAAGATATTATTAACTGGATGTGATGCTCGTATCTTCTGTTTAGGAGTCAGAATTGTGAAGCGAAGAACTGTTCAACAG ATACTTAACTTGATTCCAAAGGAGTCTGATGGTGAACATTTTGAAGATGCACTTGCCCGAGTTTGTCGTTGTGTTGGTGGTGGAGCAGCTGATAATGCTGATAGTGACAGTGACCTGGAAGTTGTTGCAGATTCTTTTGCTGTTAGTCTCCGCTGTCCT ATGAGTGGTACGAGAATGAAGGTTGCTGGAAGATTTAAACCTTGTGCTCACATGGGCTGTTTCGATCTTGAAGTTTTTGTAGAAATGAACCAGCGTTCTAGGAAG TGGCAGTGCCCCATTTGTCTCAAGAACTACTCGTTAGAGAATCTAATCATTGATCCATATTTCAATCGTATCACTTCTAAG ATGTGGAACTGTGGCGAAGATATAACCGATATTGAGGTGAAGCCAGATGGTTCTTGGCGTGTGAAAACCAAAACTGAAGCTGATCGTAGAGATGTTGGTGAACTTGCACAATGGCACTATCCTGATGGTTCTCTGTGTGAACCTATTGGGGGAGATGTCAAAACAAAATTGGAAATGGAAAAGCTGATCAAGCAGGAAGGACCTTCAGATGGACATAATGGTATTGGTTTGAAACTTGGAATTAGGAAGAACTGCAACGGTTTTTGGGAAGTCAGCAAACCTGAGGATGTGAATACGTCCTCTTCTGGTAGTAGATTGCTAGATAAGTTTGAAAACCATGAACAGAAAGTTATTCCTATGAGCAGTAGTGCCACAGGTAGTGGTCGAGATGGTGAAGATCTAAGTGTAAATCAGGATGGCGGTGGAAATTTTGATTTCACAAGCAATGGGATTGAACTTGATTCGTTGACTCTAAATGTAGATTCAGCATATGGATTCGCTGATAGAAACATTTCTGCACCAGTGGTGGATGCAGAAGTTATTGTTCTTAGTGATTCTGATGATGATAATGATATATTGATGGCACCTGTTGCTGTTTACAAGAATGATCAAACTGCTGATGGTGGGGCTGCTTATCCAATGCCCCCTCCTGCAATTGCAAATCCCTATCCTGAAGATCCTACAGTGGGGAGTGGTTTGGGCTTTCTAAATTCTAATGATGATGAATTTGGTATGCCCCTCTGGCTGCCACCTGGAAGCCAAGCTGGCCCAGGGTTCCAATTATTTAATTCAGATGTATCAAGTGCCTTGGATTTGCAGCATGGTCCTATCAACTGTCCCATGTCAATGAATGGTTACACACTGGCTCCAGATACTGTTATTGGACCTGCTAGTTTTGTGCCAGATTCTTCTGTTGGTAGATCTGATGCTGACATAAATGATGGCTTGGTTGATAACCCCTTACAATTTGGTGGTGAAGATCcttctcttcaaatctttcttccAACTAGACCTTCAAATGCGTCAGGGCATTCTGATTTGAGGGATCAAGCTGATGTGTCAAATGGTGTCCGTACagaggattggatctctctgaGTCTTGGTGGTGGTGGTGCCACTGGTCGCTGTGATTCAGTTCCTGAAAATGGACTGAACTCGAGGCAGCATATTCCATCGAGAGAAGGTGCAATGGAGTCTTTGGCCGACACTG CTTCTTTGCTACTTGAGATGAATGATGGTAGATCTGAGAAGGCAAGTCGGCCAAGATCTGATAGCCCTTTCACATTCCCTCGCCAAAAACGTTCTGTAAGACAGCGGTTGTATCTTTCCATCGACTCAGACTCAGAGTAG
- the LOC110613116 gene encoding E3 SUMO-protein ligase SIZ1 isoform X2 has protein sequence MDLVTSCKDKLAYFRIKELKDVLTQLGFSKQGKKQDLVDRILAVLADEQVPKTSVKKSAVGKEEVAKLVDDIYRKMQVSGATDLASKGQGVLDSSKVVIKGEMDDSFLLDTKVRCPCGSSLETESMIKCEDPRCRVWQHIGCVIIPEKPIEGNLQVPDLFYCEICRLCRADPFWVTVAHPLYPVKLATTNIPADGPSPVQSVEKTFHLTRADKDLLTKQEYDIQAWCMLLNDKVPFRMQWPQYADLQVNGVPVRAINRPGSQLLGANGRDDGPIITPCTKDGINKILLTGCDARIFCLGVRIVKRRTVQQILNLIPKESDGEHFEDALARVCRCVGGGAADNADSDSDLEVVADSFAVSLRCPMSGTRMKVAGRFKPCAHMGCFDLEVFVEMNQRSRKWQCPICLKNYSLENLIIDPYFNRITSKMWNCGEDITDIEVKPDGSWRVKTKTEADRRDVGELAQWHYPDGSLCEPIGGDVKTKLEMEKLIKQEGPSDGHNGIGLKLGIRKNCNGFWEVSKPEDVNTSSSGSRLLDKFENHEQKVIPMSSSATGSGRDGEDLSVNQDGGGNFDFTSNGIELDSLTLNVDSAYGFADRNISAPVVDAEVIVLSDSDDDNDILMAPVAVYKNDQTADGGAAYPMPPPAIANPYPEDPTVGSGLGFLNSNDDEFGMPLWLPPGSQAGPGFQLFNSDVSSALDLQHGPINCPMSMNGYTLAPDTVIGPASFVPDSSVGRSDADINDGLVDNPLQFGGEDPSLQIFLPTRPSNASGHSDLRDQADVSNGVRTEDWISLSLGGGGATGRCDSVPENGLNSRQHIPSREGAMESLADTASLLLEMNDGRSEKASRPRSDSPFTFPRQKRSVRQRLYLSIDSDSE, from the exons ATGGATTTGGTTACTAGTTGCAAG GATAAATTGGCATATTTTCGGATAAAAGAGCTCAAGGATGTCCTAACACAGTTAGGTTTTTCGAAGCAGGGGAAGAAGCAG GACCTTGTTGACAGAATATTAGCTGTTCTTGCGGATGAGCAAG TTCCAAAGACGTCAGTAAAAAAAAGTGCTGTGGGAAAGGAGGAGGTTGCCAAACTGGTGGATGACATTTACAG AAAAATGCAGGTTTCTGGGGCCACTGATTTAGCATCAAAGGGACAGGGTGTCTTGGATAGCAGCAAAGTAGTTATTAAAGGAGAAATGGATGATTCCTTTCTCTTGGATACAAAAGTTCGTTGTCCATGTGGAAGTTCATTGGAGACAGAGTCAATGATTAAG TGTGAGGATCCCAGATGTCGAGTGTGGCAACACATTGGTTGTGTTATAATACCTGAAAAGCCCATAGAGGGCAATCTGCAAGTTcctgacttgttttactgtgaGATCTGTCGTCTGTGCCGTGCTGACCC TTTTTGGGTTACTGTTGCACATCCTTTGTATCCCGTGAAGCTGGCTACTACAAATATTCCGGCTGATGG TCCAAGCCCAGTGCAGAGTGTGGAGAAAACATTTCATCTTACAAGGGCTGACAAGGACTTATTGACAAAACAAGAATATGATATTCAG GCTTGGTGTATGCTTTTAAATGACAAGGTTCCATTTAGGATGCAATGGCCACAATATGCAGATCTACAGGTCAATG GTGTGCCAGTTCGAGCTATTAATAGACCTGGTTCACAACTATTGGGGGCTAATGGTCGTGATGATGGTCCAATT ATCACGCCATGTACAAAAGACGGGATCAATAAGATATTATTAACTGGATGTGATGCTCGTATCTTCTGTTTAGGAGTCAGAATTGTGAAGCGAAGAACTGTTCAACAG ATACTTAACTTGATTCCAAAGGAGTCTGATGGTGAACATTTTGAAGATGCACTTGCCCGAGTTTGTCGTTGTGTTGGTGGTGGAGCAGCTGATAATGCTGATAGTGACAGTGACCTGGAAGTTGTTGCAGATTCTTTTGCTGTTAGTCTCCGCTGTCCT ATGAGTGGTACGAGAATGAAGGTTGCTGGAAGATTTAAACCTTGTGCTCACATGGGCTGTTTCGATCTTGAAGTTTTTGTAGAAATGAACCAGCGTTCTAGGAAG TGGCAGTGCCCCATTTGTCTCAAGAACTACTCGTTAGAGAATCTAATCATTGATCCATATTTCAATCGTATCACTTCTAAG ATGTGGAACTGTGGCGAAGATATAACCGATATTGAGGTGAAGCCAGATGGTTCTTGGCGTGTGAAAACCAAAACTGAAGCTGATCGTAGAGATGTTGGTGAACTTGCACAATGGCACTATCCTGATGGTTCTCTGTGTGAACCTATTGGGGGAGATGTCAAAACAAAATTGGAAATGGAAAAGCTGATCAAGCAGGAAGGACCTTCAGATGGACATAATGGTATTGGTTTGAAACTTGGAATTAGGAAGAACTGCAACGGTTTTTGGGAAGTCAGCAAACCTGAGGATGTGAATACGTCCTCTTCTGGTAGTAGATTGCTAGATAAGTTTGAAAACCATGAACAGAAAGTTATTCCTATGAGCAGTAGTGCCACAGGTAGTGGTCGAGATGGTGAAGATCTAAGTGTAAATCAGGATGGCGGTGGAAATTTTGATTTCACAAGCAATGGGATTGAACTTGATTCGTTGACTCTAAATGTAGATTCAGCATATGGATTCGCTGATAGAAACATTTCTGCACCAGTGGTGGATGCAGAAGTTATTGTTCTTAGTGATTCTGATGATGATAATGATATATTGATGGCACCTGTTGCTGTTTACAAGAATGATCAAACTGCTGATGGTGGGGCTGCTTATCCAATGCCCCCTCCTGCAATTGCAAATCCCTATCCTGAAGATCCTACAGTGGGGAGTGGTTTGGGCTTTCTAAATTCTAATGATGATGAATTTGGTATGCCCCTCTGGCTGCCACCTGGAAGCCAAGCTGGCCCAGGGTTCCAATTATTTAATTCAGATGTATCAAGTGCCTTGGATTTGCAGCATGGTCCTATCAACTGTCCCATGTCAATGAATGGTTACACACTGGCTCCAGATACTGTTATTGGACCTGCTAGTTTTGTGCCAGATTCTTCTGTTGGTAGATCTGATGCTGACATAAATGATGGCTTGGTTGATAACCCCTTACAATTTGGTGGTGAAGATCcttctcttcaaatctttcttccAACTAGACCTTCAAATGCGTCAGGGCATTCTGATTTGAGGGATCAAGCTGATGTGTCAAATGGTGTCCGTACagaggattggatctctctgaGTCTTGGTGGTGGTGGTGCCACTGGTCGCTGTGATTCAGTTCCTGAAAATGGACTGAACTCGAGGCAGCATATTCCATCGAGAGAAGGTGCAATGGAGTCTTTGGCCGACACTG CTTCTTTGCTACTTGAGATGAATGATGGTAGATCTGAGAAGGCAAGTCGGCCAAGATCTGATAGCCCTTTCACATTCCCTCGCCAAAAACGTTCTGTAAGACAGCGGTTGTATCTTTCCATCGACTCAGACTCAGAGTAG
- the LOC110613116 gene encoding E3 SUMO-protein ligase SIZ1 isoform X3 → MDDSFLLDTKVRCPCGSSLETESMIKCEDPRCRVWQHIGCVIIPEKPIEGNLQVPDLFYCEICRLCRADPFWVTVAHPLYPVKLATTNIPADGPSPVQSVEKTFHLTRADKDLLTKQEYDIQAWCMLLNDKVPFRMQWPQYADLQVNGVPVRAINRPGSQLLGANGRDDGPIITPCTKDGINKILLTGCDARIFCLGVRIVKRRTVQQILNLIPKESDGEHFEDALARVCRCVGGGAADNADSDSDLEVVADSFAVSLRCPMSGTRMKVAGRFKPCAHMGCFDLEVFVEMNQRSRKWQCPICLKNYSLENLIIDPYFNRITSKMWNCGEDITDIEVKPDGSWRVKTKTEADRRDVGELAQWHYPDGSLCEPIGGDVKTKLEMEKLIKQEGPSDGHNGIGLKLGIRKNCNGFWEVSKPEDVNTSSSGSRLLDKFENHEQKVIPMSSSATGSGRDGEDLSVNQDGGGNFDFTSNGIELDSLTLNVDSAYGFADRNISAPVVDAEVIVLSDSDDDNDILMAPVAVYKNDQTADGGAAYPMPPPAIANPYPEDPTVGSGLGFLNSNDDEFGMPLWLPPGSQAGPGFQLFNSDVSSALDLQHGPINCPMSMNGYTLAPDTVIGPASFVPDSSVGRSDADINDGLVDNPLQFGGEDPSLQIFLPTRPSNASGHSDLRDQADVSNGVRTEDWISLSLGGGGATGRCDSVPENGLNSRQHIPSREGAMESLADTASLLLEMNDGRSEKASRPRSDSPFTFPRQKRSVRQRLYLSIDSDSE, encoded by the exons ATGGATGATTCCTTTCTCTTGGATACAAAAGTTCGTTGTCCATGTGGAAGTTCATTGGAGACAGAGTCAATGATTAAG TGTGAGGATCCCAGATGTCGAGTGTGGCAACACATTGGTTGTGTTATAATACCTGAAAAGCCCATAGAGGGCAATCTGCAAGTTcctgacttgttttactgtgaGATCTGTCGTCTGTGCCGTGCTGACCC TTTTTGGGTTACTGTTGCACATCCTTTGTATCCCGTGAAGCTGGCTACTACAAATATTCCGGCTGATGG TCCAAGCCCAGTGCAGAGTGTGGAGAAAACATTTCATCTTACAAGGGCTGACAAGGACTTATTGACAAAACAAGAATATGATATTCAG GCTTGGTGTATGCTTTTAAATGACAAGGTTCCATTTAGGATGCAATGGCCACAATATGCAGATCTACAGGTCAATG GTGTGCCAGTTCGAGCTATTAATAGACCTGGTTCACAACTATTGGGGGCTAATGGTCGTGATGATGGTCCAATT ATCACGCCATGTACAAAAGACGGGATCAATAAGATATTATTAACTGGATGTGATGCTCGTATCTTCTGTTTAGGAGTCAGAATTGTGAAGCGAAGAACTGTTCAACAG ATACTTAACTTGATTCCAAAGGAGTCTGATGGTGAACATTTTGAAGATGCACTTGCCCGAGTTTGTCGTTGTGTTGGTGGTGGAGCAGCTGATAATGCTGATAGTGACAGTGACCTGGAAGTTGTTGCAGATTCTTTTGCTGTTAGTCTCCGCTGTCCT ATGAGTGGTACGAGAATGAAGGTTGCTGGAAGATTTAAACCTTGTGCTCACATGGGCTGTTTCGATCTTGAAGTTTTTGTAGAAATGAACCAGCGTTCTAGGAAG TGGCAGTGCCCCATTTGTCTCAAGAACTACTCGTTAGAGAATCTAATCATTGATCCATATTTCAATCGTATCACTTCTAAG ATGTGGAACTGTGGCGAAGATATAACCGATATTGAGGTGAAGCCAGATGGTTCTTGGCGTGTGAAAACCAAAACTGAAGCTGATCGTAGAGATGTTGGTGAACTTGCACAATGGCACTATCCTGATGGTTCTCTGTGTGAACCTATTGGGGGAGATGTCAAAACAAAATTGGAAATGGAAAAGCTGATCAAGCAGGAAGGACCTTCAGATGGACATAATGGTATTGGTTTGAAACTTGGAATTAGGAAGAACTGCAACGGTTTTTGGGAAGTCAGCAAACCTGAGGATGTGAATACGTCCTCTTCTGGTAGTAGATTGCTAGATAAGTTTGAAAACCATGAACAGAAAGTTATTCCTATGAGCAGTAGTGCCACAGGTAGTGGTCGAGATGGTGAAGATCTAAGTGTAAATCAGGATGGCGGTGGAAATTTTGATTTCACAAGCAATGGGATTGAACTTGATTCGTTGACTCTAAATGTAGATTCAGCATATGGATTCGCTGATAGAAACATTTCTGCACCAGTGGTGGATGCAGAAGTTATTGTTCTTAGTGATTCTGATGATGATAATGATATATTGATGGCACCTGTTGCTGTTTACAAGAATGATCAAACTGCTGATGGTGGGGCTGCTTATCCAATGCCCCCTCCTGCAATTGCAAATCCCTATCCTGAAGATCCTACAGTGGGGAGTGGTTTGGGCTTTCTAAATTCTAATGATGATGAATTTGGTATGCCCCTCTGGCTGCCACCTGGAAGCCAAGCTGGCCCAGGGTTCCAATTATTTAATTCAGATGTATCAAGTGCCTTGGATTTGCAGCATGGTCCTATCAACTGTCCCATGTCAATGAATGGTTACACACTGGCTCCAGATACTGTTATTGGACCTGCTAGTTTTGTGCCAGATTCTTCTGTTGGTAGATCTGATGCTGACATAAATGATGGCTTGGTTGATAACCCCTTACAATTTGGTGGTGAAGATCcttctcttcaaatctttcttccAACTAGACCTTCAAATGCGTCAGGGCATTCTGATTTGAGGGATCAAGCTGATGTGTCAAATGGTGTCCGTACagaggattggatctctctgaGTCTTGGTGGTGGTGGTGCCACTGGTCGCTGTGATTCAGTTCCTGAAAATGGACTGAACTCGAGGCAGCATATTCCATCGAGAGAAGGTGCAATGGAGTCTTTGGCCGACACTG CTTCTTTGCTACTTGAGATGAATGATGGTAGATCTGAGAAGGCAAGTCGGCCAAGATCTGATAGCCCTTTCACATTCCCTCGCCAAAAACGTTCTGTAAGACAGCGGTTGTATCTTTCCATCGACTCAGACTCAGAGTAG